In a single window of the Treponema primitia ZAS-1 genome:
- a CDS encoding outer membrane beta-barrel protein produces the protein MKKMFFALIFCVNITAFSLFAFEAEDLTKYPSAVPANSFAVNIGIGLNYPKDGNLIVPPLSASVDYNLPIGGLPFFLGGIVGFYSSGEDNSLLGAKYEYTYSNLDLGFRIGYHFNWDVDGLDTYAVGTFGYQAEWLEWKSGGLSGDDSDGSLLFGAAVGARWFFTPVIGVFMELGYSALSFASTGLSIHF, from the coding sequence ATGAAAAAAATGTTTTTTGCTTTGATTTTTTGTGTGAATATTACCGCGTTTTCTTTGTTTGCCTTTGAAGCGGAGGATCTTACTAAATATCCGAGCGCAGTGCCGGCGAACAGTTTTGCGGTAAATATCGGTATTGGCCTTAATTATCCGAAGGATGGGAATTTAATAGTTCCACCGCTTTCGGCATCCGTTGATTACAATCTGCCTATTGGCGGTTTGCCCTTCTTCCTGGGTGGTATTGTGGGATTTTATAGTTCCGGGGAAGATAATAGCCTGCTCGGAGCTAAATATGAATATACCTATTCCAATCTCGATCTTGGTTTCCGTATTGGGTATCATTTCAACTGGGATGTTGATGGCCTTGATACCTATGCTGTGGGAACCTTTGGGTATCAGGCTGAGTGGCTTGAATGGAAATCCGGCGGCCTTTCGGGTGATGATAGCGATGGTTCTTTGCTTTTTGGGGCAGCCGTTGGAGCCCGTTGGTTCTTTACGCCGGTTATAGGGGTATTTATGGAATTGGGATACAGCGCGTTGTCTTTTGCCTCTACCGGGCTTAGCATCCATTTTTAA